A region of Periophthalmus magnuspinnatus isolate fPerMag1 chromosome 13, fPerMag1.2.pri, whole genome shotgun sequence DNA encodes the following proteins:
- the nectin1b gene encoding nectin cell adhesion molecule 1b, whose translation MAMCFGLWILALALRLQAGYGQMVQMDPSKSGFVGSQVELRCIFVNSNPPVKISQVTWQKVVNGTKHNVAIANPALGVSVLPPYKERVSFKQAAVRHRTPSLEDTTIVFSNLQLSDEAAYICEYTTFPAGNRENTVNLTVFARPSTRMTLTSPTIVARAQKRKTTVATCVSANGKPPSIIRWDTRLKGEATFQETRNQNGTVTVRSNYMVIPSRETHKQKLTCIVTYRSEKITDSVVLNVQYEPEVKIEGFDGNWYLNRQNVQLTCRADANPPVTVYQWKLLNGSIPSNVEIKNNTLFFRGPVTYDLAGTYVCDATNGIGTRTGIVDVNITEYPNNLPVEDPDPSSDLHNPGAAIGGAVGGVVLLGLAAILLFVFLRRRQRTFKGDYSTKKHVFGNGYAKAGGLPAHPPMPKNLQYPDDSDDEKKSAQIGVTGSDFDADGEDLKRPYFTVDEGESRDYDERTLAFQYDPEPELADDMISQTDGSVISKKEWYV comes from the exons CTGGCTACGGACAGATGGTACAGATGGACCCCAGTAAGTCGGGCTTCGTGGGCTCCCAGGTGGAACTACGCTGCATTTTCGTTAACAGTAACCCGCCGGTCAAGATCTCCCAAGTCACCTGGCAGAAGGTCGTTAACGGTACCAAGCACAACGTGGCCATAGCTAACCCGGCTCTGGGAGTGTCCGTGCTGCCCCCGTACAAGGAGCGTGTGAGTTTCAAACAGGCTGCAGTGCGCCATCGGACCCCCTCGCTGGAAGACACCACGATCGTCTTCTCTAACCTGCAGCTGTCAGACGAAGCTGCGTACATCTGCGAGTACACTACGTTTCCTGCGGGGAACCGGGAGAACACGGTCAACCTCACCGTCTTTG CTCGACCTTCGACCCGCATGACCCTCACATCGCCCACCATCGTCGCCAGGGCACAGAAGCGCAAGACGACAGTAGCCACCTGCGTATCGGCCAACGGCAAGCCCCCGAGTATCATCAGATGGGACACGCGGTTGAAGGGGGAGGCCACGTTCCAGGAGACGCGAAACCAGAACGGGACGGTGACTGTGAGGAGCAACTACATGGTGATCCCGAGTAGAGAGACGCATAAGCAGAAACTCACCTGCATCGTGACGTACCGCAGCGAGAAGATCACGGACAGTGTGGTGCTCAATGTGCAAT ATGAGCCTGAGGTGAAGATCGAGGGCTTTGATGGAAACTGGTACCTGAACCGCCAGAACGTACAGCTGACCTGCAGAGCCGACGCCAACCCTCCTGTCACCGTCTACCAGTGGAAGCT TTTAAACGGATCCATTCCCAGCAATGTGGAAATCAAAAACAACACGCTATTCTTCAGGGGGCCCGTGACCTATGACCTTGCAGGAACATACGTGTGCGACGCCACCAACGGCATCGGCACTCGCACGGGGATCGTGGACGTCAACATCACAG AATACCCTAACAACTTGCCAGTCGAGGACCCAGACCCCAGTTCCGACCTGCACAACCCCGGGGCGGCCATCGGGGGCGCTGTGGGGGGAGTTGTCCTGCTGGGCCTAGCTGCTATTCTGCTCTTCGTGTTCCTGCGCCGGCGCCAGAGGACCTTCAAAGGCGACTACAGCACCAAAAAGCACGTCTTCGGTAACGGTTACGCAAAGGCAGGTGGGTTACCGGCACATCCTCCCATGCCAAAGAACCTGCAGTACCCGGACGATTCAGATGACGAGAAAAAGTCGGCGCAGATCGGCGTCACCGGTAGCGACTTCGATGCAGACGGTGAGGATTTGAAGAGGCCCTATTTCACGGTGGACGAGGGCGAATCGCGGGATTACGACGAGCGGACTCTTGCTTTCCAGTATGATCCTGAACCCGAGCTAGCCGACGATATGATCTCCCAAACCGACGGCTCGGTTATCTCTAAGAAAGAGTGGTACGTGTAA